The region GTTAGAGGCGGCATCCTTCACCTTCCCGGCAGGGAGTGTCACGGACACGGCCCCGCTTGCTGATGGGGTGAAGTCCACAGTGTAAGTAACATTATTCGTGGTGGAAATGCGGCTCACGCTGCCGTTCACCACCTTGAAATCACTTGCCTCCAGGTCTGTTACCGCCTCCGAGAAGGTTAGGGTCAGCGGGATGACTCCCTTATTGGTGGTGCCGCTCACCGTGCTAGTAATAGATGGGGATGGAGGCGTCTTATCGAACACCACCCGCTTGCCGCGTGTGACAGCCGTCACGGTGACCTCTTTGCTGATTGCCACGTCGTAGAAGGTGAGGGTAAATGGAATGACACCCTCTGCGTCCTGGGCCGTCATGGTGTAACGAAACGTATTATCAAGCATTCCTCCAGATGGGGTAGTAGTATGGCCAGCAATGGTAGCCACACCATTTCGTATTTGGTCTGGGTTGAAACTATGCATGTGCACCAGCACCACGTCACCAACTTTGGCCATGGTGGAATCGGCATTGTTGGATGAAATATAAACTTCGAATGCGCTTGGTACTTCTTCCACATCGGTTACCTGAATTACAAACACCTTTTCGAAGGTGCCGCCAGGCTTTCCGTCATCGGTTCTCACACGGATGCTATAGGAGTTCTTGATTTCATAATCCGGTGACTGTAGAATCTTCAGCTTGTCGCCGTCGATGGTGAAGGCGGCATTACCTGAAGAGCCCTCGCCAGCCACCAAGGTATAGGTGTGGGTGTCACCAGCGTCTGCGTCCGTAGTGATAAATGTCCCCACAAGTGTATTTGCAGGCATGTTTTCTTCTACAGATGAATTGGAGAGATCAATATTTGATGGCCTTGCGTTCTGAACGGGTGTAAACTTCATTACAGTCGCTTTGCCACTAATCTCATCGCTATAAGCGATGTAAGGCACATCATTAGCATCTAGGGAAGCATAGGTGTACATGCCTTTAGAAAGACCTGATCTGTTTACTTTGATCCAGCTGGTACCGTCAAACCGCATCAAAGTAGGATTATTGGTCTCCTCAAACGCTATGTAAGGAACACCACTAGTATCTACAGTAAGAGAAATATTGACAGCGCTACCACCGAATGAAACTACATCGCCGCCTGTCGATACCCAGTTGCTGCCATCGAACTTTCTCACCACTTGGCCCCCATGGTCTCCATAAGATTTATCGTAATAGGCTAAATATGGTGTGCCATTGGCATCTAAGGCTAAAGATAGACCCATTGCGTATCCGGGCGAAAAACGAGGGGCACCTACATTCTCCCAATCTGTGTCATTGAACTTCATCACTGTGGTTTTGTAATCAGCCTCACCCGTCCCAAATGGTGACTCACTAAAAGCCACATAGGGTGTACCGTTAGTGTCAAAGGCCAAAGAAAGACCTGAGGCATGACCGGCCGAAAAGTCCGCGTCACCTACATTTTCCCAATCTCGGCCGTTGAACTTCTTTACAATGGCTTTACCACTATAACCCACACCAGTGTAATTTGAATAAGCTAGGTAAGGTGTGTTATCAGTACTAAAAGCTAAAGATGGAGAGCTTCCTACATACACAGCGATACCGGCCGTGCCTACATATACCCATCTGACGCCATCAAACTTCATAACAGAAACATTTCTGCCATTATCCTCATCCTCGTAGGCCACGTAAGGGACCCCGTTTCTATCCAACGCGAATGAAAGGTTGTCGAGGCCGGGGTCCAGACGTCCAGAGAAACCAGGCGCCCCTACGACTGTCCAGACGGAGCCGTTATACTTCATGACTGTAATCCTTCCCTCTCTAGCAACATCCGTAAACGCCACATAAGGCGTACCGTTAGCATCTATAATGACTTTATTCCATGAGGCTTGGCCAGTGGAAAAGCCGGATGTGCCAATTGGTTGCCAAACGCGGGAATTGTTAAAGCCCGGTAAGTTAACGGTTAACATTGCTGTAGTGGAAGTAGAAACGGTGCCGTTACTCACCATTACCCGATATCTGTAGCCATTCATGGAAATCGGCGCCTTGGTGATAGCCAGTGTGGCCGTAGTTGCGCCACTATAGCCCAAGCCATTACTGATATTGGAGAAGGTGTTACCCCCGTCCTTGCTCACCTGCCACTGATAGGCAAGGTCTGTGCCGTTGGCGGTTACTGTAAAGCTGGTGTTCTGCCCACCGGTAATAGTTCTTGAGGTAGGATGAGCAGTTATGACAGGCGCTGATCCTTCGGCGAACTTTACCACCCAAAAATCACCGCCTCCTCTAGACTCCTCCGTTCTATCGCCGCTCGCACCTGAGTGTGAATAGCCTCCAACAATAAATTGCCCATCAGGAGTGACCGCTATGGCCTGTATACCGTCATCATCGCTCCCCCCATAGGTCTTGTCCCACACCTTCTCGCCGGCGGCGTTCATTTTAACCACCCAGAAGTCATAGCCTCCTCTTGACGCTTCGGTCTTGTCTCCGCCGACGCCTGAGTCTGACCTGCCGCCCAGTAGAAAGCCTCCGTCTGGTGTGGGGGCTAGAGCAAACGGCTCGTCATTGTCACTGCCCCCAAATGTCTTGTCCCATACTTTGGTGCCGGCGGCATCTATCTTGATTACCCAGTATGCTCTATGACGTCCTTTTGGAGGTGCGGTTTTATCACCTTCTATTCCGGATGTGGACCATCCACTCAGCAGATAGCCACCATCGCCCGTTTCTGCTAATCCATATAGTTCTTCACTACTCATTCCCCCGAAGGTCTTGTCCCACACCTTCTCGCCAGCGGAGTTTACCTTCACCACCCAATAGTCAGCATATCCTCTAGAGCTTTCTGACTTATCACCACTAACACCAGAGTTAGAAGCGCCTCCTATCAAATATCCTCCTCCAGTTAGTGGAATAGTCTTTCCTGCATACTGGTCCTCACTATGTAACCCTCCGAATGATTTATCCCAAATCTTTTTACCATTAGCATCTATTTTTACTATCCAGTAGTCATAGGAGCCTTTGTTCTCACTATTTTTATCGCCGCTTATATCTGAAGACGAATACCCACTCAGTAGATAGCCTCCATCTGGAGCAGTGGCTATGACCCTGACCCCGTCATCACCTTCTCCTCCATAGGTCCTGTCCCACACCTTCTCGCCGGCGGCGTTCATTTTAACCACCCAGAAGTCATTGCTCCCTCTCGACGCCTCAGTCTTGTCGCCGCCGACGCCCGAGTCTGACCTGCCGCCCAGCAGAAAACCCCCGTCTGGTGTGAGAGTTATACTAGTCAAAAAGTCGACCCCACTCCCTCCTAAAGTTCTATCCCATACTTTCTCACCGGAGGAGTTTACCTTCACCACCCAAAAGTCGGCTTTTCCTTTGGTCCCACTGCTCTTATCGCCACCTGATTCCAAAGAGTTGGATACCCCCCCAATGATGTACCCTCCATCATTATCATTAACTATGGCTGTTACTGCATCATTTCCACTTCCACCATACCGTTTATCCCATACCTTCCTAACTGGCGTCTGAGCCAGCAAGGGCTGCACGCATAGGTATAAAAGTACAGCAATCAGCATCAATGCCTTTAATGTGTTCGTTTTCATGCTTCTATCAGGTCCTTTTATCATGTATTGGTTATATTATTAGAGAAACTATATCTAAAGGACAAATATATTTAAATATAATTATAAGTTAATACAAACATATACAGTCTAAAACTGCTGGTGTGCTGTGTAAATGAGTATTAGACTTAGGTTTTAATATCGACGGTGTCGCTATGAGGCGTAAAAATTTTGTTGCAGCAGGAAGACCTAGTTGGTGAGCGGCAGGTAAAATAGGGGCAGTTGAAATGTTCTAGCAGGCTCTAACCTATCTCAGTACATTTATTGGCAACATCCTCACCGAAGATTATACTTTATCATCTAGGACATTCCACGTCACGCAGTTCAGCAGCCCACCCTGCCTGGCGACGGCGTTGATATTCACTGTTTCAATAGTGCGGTTCGAGAAAACCTGAGCCAGGGTATCGATAGCCTCCTGATCCTTGTTGCCGGGAACGTCGAACACTGGCACCAGGATAAGGTCGCCTATTTCCAGGTAGTTGACATAGCATCCGATGGCAGATAAGGGATACTGCTTCTCCTTGTACTCGAACAGGGGCAGCTCCACGTAGTCGAAGCCATACTGGCTGATAACCTTCCTCATGCCCCTCTGCCAGTACTGGTACTCATCTGCCATACGGTTACAGATAAGCGTTTGCCGGTCGTAGAACCGTACCAGCCCATCGGCGTGGCCCGTCATGTCCGATCGGATAGCAGGGATAATGATGACCTCCGCCTCGAACAGATTCTCCAGTTGGTCGTGCAGCCTGGCTTTAGTGAGAGCAGGGTTCTCCTCAAATACCCGGTCGGTGAGAATCACCCTGTCAGTCCAGCGAAGAACGTTGCCGCCGTCCAGGTTGATGTCGCTGTGCTGCGCCCGTAGCCCGTACACCTGCAGGACGTGCGCCGGATCTGTCTT is a window of Pontibacter kalidii DNA encoding:
- a CDS encoding agmatine deiminase family protein, with product MVTDRETNQVYFSELLATDGRYRDAWRSITAALDKHGVRYGLLKGTKDIWCRDYMPVQQSADSFIQFRYEPSYLSAHPHLKTDPAHVLQVYGLRAQHSDINLDGGNVLRWTDRVILTDRVFEENPALTKARLHDQLENLFEAEVIIIPAIRSDMTGHADGLVRFYDRQTLICNRMADEYQYWQRGMRKVISQYGFDYVELPLFEYKEKQYPLSAIGCYVNYLEIGDLILVPVFDVPGNKDQEAIDTLAQVFSNRTIETVNINAVARQGGLLNCVTWNVLDDKV
- a CDS encoding Ig-like domain-containing protein, translated to MKTNTLKALMLIAVLLYLCVQPLLAQTPVRKVWDKRYGGSGNDAVTAIVNDNDGGYIIGGVSNSLESGGDKSSGTKGKADFWVVKVNSSGEKVWDRTLGGSGVDFLTSITLTPDGGFLLGGRSDSGVGGDKTEASRGSNDFWVVKMNAAGEKVWDRTYGGEGDDGVRVIATAPDGGYLLSGYSSSDISGDKNSENKGSYDYWIVKIDANGKKIWDKSFGGLHSEDQYAGKTIPLTGGGYLIGGASNSGVSGDKSESSRGYADYWVVKVNSAGEKVWDKTFGGMSSEELYGLAETGDGGYLLSGWSTSGIEGDKTAPPKGRHRAYWVIKIDAAGTKVWDKTFGGSDNDEPFALAPTPDGGFLLGGRSDSGVGGDKTEASRGGYDFWVVKMNAAGEKVWDKTYGGSDDDGIQAIAVTPDGQFIVGGYSHSGASGDRTEESRGGGDFWVVKFAEGSAPVITAHPTSRTITGGQNTSFTVTANGTDLAYQWQVSKDGGNTFSNISNGLGYSGATTATLAITKAPISMNGYRYRVMVSNGTVSTSTTAMLTVNLPGFNNSRVWQPIGTSGFSTGQASWNKVIIDANGTPYVAFTDVAREGRITVMKYNGSVWTVVGAPGFSGRLDPGLDNLSFALDRNGVPYVAYEDEDNGRNVSVMKFDGVRWVYVGTAGIAVYVGSSPSLAFSTDNTPYLAYSNYTGVGYSGKAIVKKFNGRDWENVGDADFSAGHASGLSLAFDTNGTPYVAFSESPFGTGEADYKTTVMKFNDTDWENVGAPRFSPGYAMGLSLALDANGTPYLAYYDKSYGDHGGQVVRKFDGSNWVSTGGDVVSFGGSAVNISLTVDTSGVPYIAFEETNNPTLMRFDGTSWIKVNRSGLSKGMYTYASLDANDVPYIAYSDEISGKATVMKFTPVQNARPSNIDLSNSSVEENMPANTLVGTFITTDADAGDTHTYTLVAGEGSSGNAAFTIDGDKLKILQSPDYEIKNSYSIRVRTDDGKPGGTFEKVFVIQVTDVEEVPSAFEVYISSNNADSTMAKVGDVVLVHMHSFNPDQIRNGVATIAGHTTTPSGGMLDNTFRYTMTAQDAEGVIPFTLTFYDVAISKEVTVTAVTRGKRVVFDKTPPSPSITSTVSGTTNKGVIPLTLTFSEAVTDLEASDFKVVNGSVSRISTTNNVTYTVDFTPSASGAVSVTLPAGKVKDAASNLNTASNTWTASYDGTRPTVTLSTQAPEVMNVPFTVSFTFSKAVTGFAVGDITVENGTASSFTVKSSTTYEAKITPASQGQVRVNVAADVAQDAAKNGNTASSVLTRTYDSLAPTGYAVAFNQTVINYGNERSASVKVTGAEVGATYSYAITSAGGGTAVSGTGQAGAATFDIPNLNLSGLGNGQLTLVLRMTDAASNAGPEAKAQVMKHSRNLNSYTKPAEIRVPFRTTFGRLKTLLPSQVEVTYSDNTKGMVSVAWQEGAYDGTMAGSYTLSGTLTPAEGTTNLDNIAASVTVVVGASRAATAIALSRSDMDENNEVGAEIGTLSASDPDQGDTHTFALVAGEGAADNASFTIEDSVLKAAVAFDYETRSSYSIRIRTTDSGGASFEAIHTITVNDVEDVVTGIAEKEDTMLKIYPNPTSRYMVVSFDKVMDSVSLVSGTGSVVLREEGRFTQARLDTDALAPGVYVVMIHAQGKVYTKRILVSK